The following are from one region of the Salvelinus fontinalis isolate EN_2023a chromosome 5, ASM2944872v1, whole genome shotgun sequence genome:
- the LOC129856198 gene encoding mitochondrial glutamate carrier 1-like has protein sequence MADKQISLPAKLINGGIAGLIGVSCVFPIDLAKTRLQNQQNGSRLYTSMSDCLIKTIRSEGYFGMYRGSAVNLTLVTPEKAIKLAANDFFRQYLSKDGQKLTLVKEMLAGCGAGTCQVIVTTPMEMLKIQLQDAGRIEAQRKLMPETVVPGTVPTKSPTAMQLTRELLKEKGIAGLYKGLGATLLRDVPFSIIYFPLFANLNTLGKRGAEGPAPFYVSFLAGCLAGSTAAVAVNPVDVIKTRIQSMNRGSTEETYSGVTDCISKIMKNEGPSAFLKGAYCRALVIAPLFGIAQVVYFFGAGEYILSFLPGN, from the exons ttTGCCTGCCAAGTTGATAAATGGTGGGATCGCAGGGCTGATCGGTGTGAGCTGTGTGTTTCCCATTGACTTGGCCAAGACCCGCCTGCAGAACCAGCAAAATGGATCACGCCTCTACACCAGCAT GTCAGACTGCCTTATCAAGACCATCCGCTCAGAGGGATACTTCGGGATGTACAGAG GGTCTGCGGTGAACCTAACCTTGGTCACGCCAGAGAAAGCCATCAAGCTAGCAGCAAATGACTTCTTCAGACAATACCTCTCCAAGGATGG tcagaagCTCACCCTCGTCAAAGAGATGCTGGCGGGGTGTGGGGCaggtacatgtcag GTTATCGTCACGACTCCTATGGAGATGTTGAAGATTCAGCTTCAAGATGCTGGAAGAATTG AGGCCCAGAGGAAGCTGATGCCAGAGACAGTAGTACCAGGGACCGTGCCGACAAAGTCCCCCACCGCCATGCAGCTGACCAGGGAACTACTGAAAGAGAAGGGCATCGCTGGGCTGTACAAGGGCCTAGGGGCCACACTGCTCAG ggaTGTTCCATTTTCCATCATCTATTTCCCTCTGTTTGCCAACCTGAACACCCTGgggaagagaggagcagagggccCCGCCCCGTTCTATGTGTCATTCCTGGCAGGCTGTCTGGCTGGCAGCACGGCCGCTGTGGCTGTCAACCCTGTAGATG TGATTAAGACCAGAATCCAGTCTATGAACAGGGGGAGTACAGAGGAAACGTACAGTGGTGTGACTGATTGTATCAG TAAAATCATGAAGAACGAGGGTCCCTCAGCGTTCCTGAAGGGGGCGTACTGCCGTGCCCTGGTCATCGCGCCCTTATTTGGTATCGCCCAGGTGGTCTACTTCTTCGGCGCGGGAGAATACATCCTCAGCTTCCTGCCTGGCAACTAA